ggggggtcaacattactactaaggccactggggggagcactattattactagggatgaTATAGGCAATACTACTGAggctattatgggggtcactattactactgaagctactgtgggggttactattactactggtatcattgtggaggtcactattactactgaggccactgtggggggtcaacattactactaaggccactggggGGAGCACTGTTATTACTAGGGATGATATAGGCGatacttactactgaggctactgtgggggtcactattcctactgaggctactgtgggggtcactattactactgatatcattgtgggatgtcattattactactgaggccactgtggggggggtcaccattactactggggttactgtgggagGTCACTTTTATTACTAGGGATgatatggaggtcactattactactgggatcaatgtgggggacactattaccaccggggccactgagggggtcactatcactactgaggtcactgcacgtggcagcatacctctagctgacttagggtatgtttacatgtgacagaaatgctgcagaatgttcgCAGCAGAAATTTCCATCCAAAAAgctgtaccattggtgcggattttgactggaaatcagccccgtGTTCTCAGCTGATGTCATGCCAtacggcgctcccctcacctcttaCGAAGGCTTTCCTCTATCATACCTCCCCGGCTACCGGTTCTCAGCGGCCTGCTCAGATGAGGCCCCTACAGGCCGGAagcgggggagcgctgacagcgggaagccttcagaggaggtgagggggagcgccgtatagtatgacatcagctgcggatacgTGTGGTACAGTTTTCGActgttttttgaatgcagaaatgctgcagaattcgcttcgtctttttttaaatggccctgtacattttacaacactgggcccaggacagagccttgtggtcccgacttgatacattcttccacttggatgtgcagtcatttatgaccactctttgagtacaatcactcagccagttgtgaatccacctaacagttgccttgtcaatcccataattggtcattttttcaataagtatggtatgcgatactttgtcaaatggtttactaaagccaagatataccatatccaccgcattttcctgatcaagccggtcggtgattctgtcatagaaggagattagattagtctggcatgacttgtttgttacaaacccatgctggctctagttaattactctattctcatccaagtacttgcatacatgctgtttaattatctgttcaaagatctttaccagtatagaagtcaggctcacaggcctgtagtttcctggatccaccttttttccttttttgaagatgtagacaacatttgcccttttccaatcttctgggcatagcaactaaatgcaggatagtgcaaaccattgttttccccatagccatataTGGTAGGGAAATCTGGATTGCGAAAAAGTtgataggaggaggattgatggGCCGGAGCGGTGTTGCTGGCGAAAGCTGTTGCCTATACCCTGGAAAGCAAgaataacaaacagagaagtcctaaatcgtataagacccgatatatcactggaaaaGATGATGGCCTGGCTCAGACTCACGtactttggccatgtaatgtgagcagagtcgctagaaaaatctataatgcttggacagttcagtggcaaaagacgacctggctgccaaaggacatgatggctgatactatcagagctgatactggtatGTATGTcggacaactgaaagaagcagtgcaaaatcgaaaaacatggagggagctcgtctTTATGGTTGCTGAGGGATGTGAACAACTAAACtgttaacaacaacaacaatgatCTTCtctgacttctcctgttctccaggaattttcagattccagtgagtggttcagcaattacctctgctgcttcctttagtatcctaggatgtaattcatctgaaccttgagacttgaattcatgtaagttagctaagtgttccctcaccatctctcagcttacagatagcctgcattattttattccccaatagcacagggaagatcagctgatgttacatctactttctgagagaaaacagatacaaaataagaatttaaaagtttatccttctcaacatcattcttaaccaattcaccattttcatcctgtaaagcatctttgacttttcttttgaccccTAAAACCACATTTTCTtttgacctccccccccccaaaaaaaaagaaaaatcacattgcTTTTGACttgcctcaatttattattagctttagctattcTTCCCCAttcatacactattgaggtagcaaaaaGAGATTCagactgcttgacacatcagaaaagcatccagaggaactatggccaATATACAGTCCACGGTTATGGAAATGGTCAGTGAGCATCGCACCTATAAGAGGCAGGAAAAATGACGCTATTGGTTGTCCGACCAAACCCTCGCTATAGCCAATAAAAGTAGAGCAGCAAAGGCCGCCGGCAAAGAAGATGAAGTTCAGCAACTAAATGCTGATTCTTCGGTGAATGGCGATTAAAGACAAGTAAATGGACTGAAGTGAGCGTTGCCAACAACtagaagcagaagccatgaagggCCATATCTAAGGCCTATTCGCATCggtcaagatggcccgaaaactATTCATGGCACGCAACGGCATAATCAGagtaaaaaatggaaaagaagTGAGTGACTGTTGCGTGTGGTTCGTGGATTCACTAAGCCCCTCACAGAATGCAGCTACAAGGCTTCATTATTCCACCCTAACTCTGAGGCCAGGGTGCGAAATCTGATGGCATACTGGCCTtgactgcgtcgaccatgacaagctatggcaggtcctacaagaGCCGGGCGTatcagcacatctagtcaagctgataaaatcactttataccaatctaGAAGCTGCTGTAAGAACAcggtatggggacacagattgtttTGGGATCGGTAAAGGCATATGATAGGGCAGCATCCTCTCGCCCTTCTTGTTTATCTTATATGCGTGAGTGATCAGGCGGAAAATGGACCGAGACAAATTGGAAACCGGGTGAAAAGAGGTGGCAGAAACATAAGAATCTCCTTTCcatggatgacacaactctgcagaaacagaagccagtCTGATttgagggtaaaaagctaaaaaaaccaattttttttattatggttaTTTTTAAGATTCGTATATTTACGCCAAAATAAAGTACAGCCACGAGTTCCttaattttgttttggacgttttgatatatgatTTGTGCAGTCTCACATTATAGGGCACATATGGCACCGGCTttaggtcattttctttttttacatgtgatattttttattttattctgtaatttttttaaacttctttttgtaactatttttttactttctataTCCCCTAAAGCCCCAAgaactctgggggtcattcacatttcaTACTTTCCCCCTGTAATTTGTGCATCTGGATGCACCAACTACAGTGAAAGACATCCaactgtagtgacatcagtcactaaccgAGCTGAtcagtctgctaggaccctgcagctctgctgtagcagggggcACCTTGTCCCATACTGCTCGTTGGGCGCTATATAACAAAGAaaggagaatgcagaagcagttATAAATTTTCTcttctctgggtcctcagctatgactaacagctgaggatcCGACCAATAGCTTTAATCCAGCACCATACTTCTGCTATTGTCCAGGATTATTGGCCTTTAAGGGGGTATAAAGAAGACAAAAACTTTGACTGCAAAAAATggtcaaattcaaatcaaaatcaacaacgTGGCTGTAGAATgcatgcaagacttcatcttccttggtttgtAAATcaaccaggatggagaatctctgccagagataaaacgtaggagaggattggggcgaagcgcgatgctaaacatggacaaaatctggaaaagtagggacatTGTCATAGCAACTAAATGGAAGATAGCgcaaaccatcattttccccagagccatgtatggatgtgagagcgGGACTGTAAGGGAAGCCGATAGAAGGAGGATTAATGCGTTGGagctgctggcgaaagctgctgcttatgccctggatggcgagagcaacaaacagaagtcctgaaccgtataagacctgatatatcactggaggaccaGATGGTCGGCCTCAGACTCCTGGAGGACCAGATGGTCGGCCTCAGACTCCTGGAGGACCAGATGGCCGGCCTCAGACTCCTGGAGGACCAGATGGCCGGTCTCAGACTCCTGGAGGACCAGATGGCCGGCCTCAGACTCCTGGAGGACAAGACGGCCGGCCTCAGACTCCTGGAGGACAAGACGGCCAGCCTCAGACTCGCGGATTTTTGCcttgtaatgcaagcagagttgctagaaaaatatataatgcttggacagatcattgGCAAAAGACCCGaccgccaaagaacatgatggctaaTACTGGCGTGGAGATCAGACATCCGGAGAAGTAAAACTGACAAAAATGGAGGAAACTTGCCTTTAGGATGACCGAGGGGCATGAGTGTCTAAACAGCTAATAACAGACATtcagacacttgccctacagtttctgcagaccccattatattcttctttagatattccccttctttccatttgataaacatatttttcttcctctataacatgtgtacaagttctgtgttcatccatcctggtctctttaaatgcttcccattcttccttcttttagggattggtaacgattgtgcttggGGAATCtcctttcacaatatttcccaaccttcttggacatttctgtccttaagaacatccggccGTTGGATTCTTCCAACCCTCATTAAGCACTGACAAGAACACTGCCTCCAATTTGTTTGCATTCACATTGAAGCCTGACAACCCATGAAAAATGTTAAGTAGGGAGAAAAAGTTTGGGAGAGATATTAATGGTAGTCATCCACAATAACTTCATCTGCAAGTCGGCTGGTTTTACAGGTCTGATTGCCCACTTGTACACCATGAACGGACTCATGAGGAAGTTTAAGATGTACTGACAGAGAATACTACAACATATTAAAAGCTGTTATACTTAGGCCATGAAAACCAAACCTCCATAGAGCAGCAAAGAGAAAGTGCGGAAACAAACTGTTGAAAGTGTTGGAAATCACCAGTCCGGAGAACAAGTCCTTTCAAGCCAATGCCATTTGTTCCAAAGCAAAGCATACAGAGACAGGGTACAAACCTCTTGAGATTCTTACAGGGCAGAAGTCCGATGAATGGTTTCATCACATGAAGGATGCACAGATCTTCTACCTTCCTCTCTATGTAACTGGTTCCAACACACTCAGACATTACACATATGCTCTTCCCTTTATGTGGACCCCAGGCTCGGTTCTTAGCAGGTGTCTCCAACTGGAACAATGAACCCTGTTAATTCCTAAATCTGAGTCTCCCCCACCTAAAGAGAAGCATAAGAAAATGAGATCTTGGTACATGAGGCGCATGCATGCATCCTGGCACCTGTACAGTATAAAGTAATTTAAGATGCCTTTACACAGGGAAACTGTCGCCTGAGTTATCGCTGGAAACCATGAAAATCtctcacttgtcagagtcgcttggtttttagcaggaCTGAAAAAACAACCAACCGTCAGCCCATAAAAACAGGAGTTGTTCAATCCTTGAGTGATGATTTATTTGCAGTGAATAGGGGTGGGCAGGCCAGCACGATCTCCTGTCCGCTCCGCCACCATTCACAGAACTGTCGCTCCTGCATAAAGCACAGCAGTGATAGTCAATGGGACAGCAGTCGGGCACATATGCATCCATCAGCcaccctgtgtaaaggtacctttagtctGGGTTAgatgaggcccttttacatgggacaattttcGTTAATAGTTGTTTAAAACCATGCGCTTCCACAGGGCTTTGCGctatagtcatcccatgtaaatgcatgcagagactgaacaactGAGCAAGACCATTCAGTCGTTCGGGTTTCACTATGCTTGAAAAACGAATGACAAGCCATTCAGCGTAAACAGCAGCAGTTTagtactgaacgaccgctgcttacagtgaatttaAGCAGGCAGGGCGAGAACGGTgaaagaactctcctccagccgccccggccccctgctggctgctgccagctattaaatagcttttaatccaatgtatttacaaaggaaaatgaaatgtcagatgagatgcagaatgaTCAAGTAAACTCTCCagaagtgcagagccgtcttaaaaagattaaaatggacaaATCACCAGGTCCCGATGTCATACACCCCcgagttctaagggaattaagtaatgtgatacacagacccttgtttcttataattAGGGACTCTATAGTGTTTGTGCCACTGtattggtgcatagccaatgtggtgccgatattcaaaaatggGTCAAAAAGTGACCCTGGAAACTACATGCCGGTAAGTTTTACTTCTattaaatgtttgaagggtttccatGAGACGCTATCCTGGAgggcctcaaggaaaatagctgaataactctgtatcagcaggggttatgagagatcgctcctgtcacaccaacctgatcagcttctagacTGGACCTGAgaatcactggatcttgtgtatttggatttttccaaagcatttgatacggtgccgcataaaaggttggtgtataaaatgagaattcttggtctgggtgagaatgtgtgtaagggggtaaaaTTAAAACTAGAGGGGACACAAGGCAGTTGCAAGAAGATATGGATAAGTTGGatgcttgggcagaaaagtggcaaatgaggttgaTTAATATAAAATtaggcacatgggcagaagaaatacatgtcaccattacacagacATGGTAAAGGGCTTGGCGATTTTCTAActttaagcttaactggagcaaccagtgccaggctgctgctgccaaggcaaatagcatCATTGAGTGCATCCAAAGAGGTCTAGGGTCACATGATGAGAGCATTGTATTTCCTCTTTGTCACCCGTTAGACCACATTGGACTTTTTTTTTGAGTTCTGTGTGCATACTCTCATATAGACTTCTATAAGAGAGTGTGTGCAAGGGactctaaaaagtgtctgcttTTGGATAGCAGATTCAATTTGTCCATGTATTACAAAGATAAATGCTGCAGGGttgatatgtgttttttttctcgtcAAACTCAAGTGTTTGCCAGGGGTTTTGGATGTAGCTCAAATCTGATGATGGGATGAGAACCTCTTTAACTCTGAGTCCAGTGTCAGGGCGTGGCTTAGCTTCTGAGCAGCAAGGACGTGTTCCACACCGCTCTCCAGTAAGCCCTGCTAAAATAATAAGAACCCAGAAATTTGGCTGCCACGGACACAGATACCACTTCTTCAAATATCAAGAAGACCCTTAACTACCTTGCGAGGGATTGGAGAGCTTCTGCACCTCACAGAAGGCAAAAGAACTTGCGGCCTAACACGGCCCCCTCCTTGCCTTCGACCTACAGCGCCAAATCTCGCGCCAAAGACAGCAACTGCAGGCAACCACAGCGACATCACTCCTCACCAGGTGGACCTGTGGGGAGATACCAGGGCTGAGTGAGTACCTCTGTCCATGAGCCGCGGCAGGTCCAGTACCTGCTACTGCGCTCGCAGGGAGGCTTGGAGGCACTTCTTCCTGCTTGAAGCAGCGCCGGAGTGCAGGGACACTGTGCTTCTGCCGGGACGCAGCCAACCCGGAGCCGCAGAGAGCAAGGAGCCTGTGCGCGCCCGCTGCTGAGACTGCTGGAGGGCGCAGTGACACTCCCCTTACCTAACTTGCGGCCGGGGACAGCGCAGGACTGCGGAGTAACATTCTAATTGAGAAATAAAGCCTCTTCTTCCTGCACTTATAATCCTTAAGATGGAATTCACTACAAAAGACTGCAAGAAGGATATTATGCTTAACTAACAATTGCGTAATACCACCGAGACTTCAGCAGATCCCAGTACATAGACCGACTTCAAGATGGTTAAAACTAATAGAGACAGAAGCAGAGACGCAGCAGATACACCTAAACTTAACAaaaaccaatagagatgagcgagtatgcttgtttcgagtaattactcaatcgagcaccgcgattttcgagtacttctgtacttgggtgaaaagattcggggggaggcgtggcggatcggggggaacaggggggagccctctctctctccctcttcccccccccccccccactccccgctgcaaccccccactcacccccaaatcttttcacccgagtacggaagtactcgaaaatcgcggcgctcgggtgaaaaaggggcgtggccgagtaggctcactcatctctaaaaaccaactagatatggacaaatacttaaagaaaaaacaccattTGCCTGCGGCACAGAGGCCAAAAACTGCACATGAATCTCCACCTGACCATGACCTGATCGAATCTGACAGAGATTGTGGGTCAGTGCACTCGGACCAAGATGAAGAACAAGACAGAGGCCCAATTTTCCGCTCCTTCATCAAAAAAGTATTGACCAAAGCTCTCTCCCCGGTCTTGCAGGAACTCGCCGACATTAAAACAGATGTCAAACACATAGGCCGCAGGGTAGATGACCTAGAGAATTCCCAATTGGAATTATTCCACCATAGCAAAGCAGTACAAAGCAACTTACCCAACAAGACAACCTTAATCAAGCCCTCCTTCTCTTAGAGGACCAAGAAAGCAGGAGCAGGAGAAAGAACATTAGAATAAGAGGCCTTCCAGAGTCCACCACAGCTGAGGCCCTTAAGTCGGCGGCTATACAAATATTCAGCTCCTTGCTGGACGAAGAGAGAGCGGAGAATATCACCATTGAACGTATACCTAGAGCCCTTCGACCCAGACGCGTTGCCTCAGCCCCTCCACGGGATGTTATCTGTGGGCTACTTAGCTACGTGGACACTGCAGCTATTGTCCAAAAAGTGCGAGAGGCCCAGGACATCCACAGATGAGGTTCTGCTGAGATAGAGCCATTATATTCACTTATGCACGATACACAACCCTGCCGGAGACATTAAATGTTTGCTTCTGTAACAACAATTATTTACCATGCAGTGGCGCTGTCACCCATGTTCCCCTACCCTTCTGGGGAATTGGGGTCTGGGACGGTtgtttcagcctgtttccatctgCTTCCTTGATAGCTTGTATTTTACGGAATTCTAGAATTATTTTCGCTGCCTTCTAGACTGAAATACTTGCACCAATGACATGGCAGGATAATGCTACACTGTAACTGACTTATGTGCCCATCTACTCTCTATGTATTTACTCACCATCTGAATAAAAATGAGCTTGTTTAAAAAGAGTCCAGTGTCTATAGGTTCTGGGACCCTGAAATCAACATTCGGTAGCGGCAGTTTAATGCATTGATTCGAATCTGATGACCGCTTTCCTGTAATCCTCCATGCATTGCTATGTCTTGACTTCCTGACTGTATTGCTCATTGTATGATAAAATATCAATTATTTGGTTTGgtaaaatatatgttttttcttCCAGGTAACGACTGTATCAGAGCCTCTCATGGACATCACCTTTTATCTCCCAATCATGAACTGGAATATGGACTGAGCAAAATGTttgcatgttctgaatgtgggaaacattTTAAAAGGAAATCAGCTCTTTCTATCCACAAGAGAATTCATATTGATGAGAGGCCATTTTTATGTCCAGAGTGCGGCAAATGTTTTACTAGGAAAGCTGCTCTCGCTGAACATCAAACCATTCATACCGGGGAGAAGTCATACtcttcagaatgtggaaaatattGTAACAGTAAATTATATCTAGCCAAGCAATGGAGAaaccacacaggagaaaagccgtattcctgttcagaatgtgggaaacgttttagacagaaatcacatcttgttttacatcaaagaactcacacaggagagaagccgtattcatgctcagaatgtggaaggTGTTTTACATTTAAATCAACTCTTGTTACCCATCAGAGAGTTcatacaggagaaaagccatattcttgtccagaatgtgggaaatgctttacagaaAGATcaactcttgttacacatcaaagaGTTCACACCAGAGAGAAGCCGTTTCCGTGTCCAGAATGTGGTGAATATTTTAAATATAAATCATATCTTGAAACACataagagaagtcacacaggagagaagccttattcatgttcagaatgtgaaaaaTGCTTTATTGATGCATCAAGTCTAGTtaaacataagagaattcacacaggggaaaagccgttttcatgttcagaatgtgacaaATGTTTTATAGATGCATCAAGTCGAGCTAAACATAAGAGAATACACACAGGAGTGAAGCCTttttcatgttcacaatgtgggaaatgctttagacAGAAATCTTATCTTGTCaggcatgagagaattcacacaggagagaagccatatttatgttcagaatgtgggaaatgttttagcagGAAATCTGCTCTTGTTGTGcacaagagaattcacacaggagtgaagatGTATTCATGCTTAGAGTGTAAGAAAAATTTCAGACAAAAATCCTATCTCGTcaaacatcagaaaactcacacaggagagaagcctttttcatgttcagaatgtggtaaatgCTTTATAGATGCATCAAGTCTGGCtaaacataagagaattcacacaggagtgaagcctttttcatgttcagaatgtgggaaatgttttttttctaaagccaAACTACAgcagcatcagagaattcacacaggagagaagccgtattcatgtttagaatgtggaaaaAGTTTTAGACAGAAATCATGCCTCGttaaacatcagaaaactcatacaggagagaagccatattcatgctcagaatgtggaaggTGTTTTGCCTTTAAATTCTCTCTTGTGGTACATCTGCGGACTCACACTGAAGAGAAGCCactttcatgtcctgaatgtgagaaatgttttacccaTAAAGCAAGATTCGCAGA
The sequence above is a segment of the Eleutherodactylus coqui strain aEleCoq1 chromosome 7, aEleCoq1.hap1, whole genome shotgun sequence genome. Coding sequences within it:
- the LOC136572292 gene encoding zinc finger protein 850-like isoform X4; translation: MSQPSVFPGPSRGRCPGEPAGNDCIRASHGHHLLSPNHELEYGLSKMFACSECGKHFKRKSALSIHKRIHIDERPFLCPECGKCFTRKAALAEHQTIHTGEKSYSSECGKYCNSKLYLAKQWRNHTGEKPYSCSECGKRFRQKSHLVLHQRTHTGEKPYSCSECGRCFTFKSTLVTHQRVHTGEKPYSCPECGKCFTERSTLVTHQRVHTREKPFPCPECGEYFKYKSYLETHKRSHTGEKPYSCSECEKCFIDASSLVKHKRIHTGEKPFSCSECDKCFIDASSRAKHKRIHTGVKPFSCSQCGKCFRQKSYLVRHERIHTGEKPYLCSECGKCFSRKSALVVHKRIHTGVKMYSCLECKKNFRQKSYLVKHQKTHTGEKPFSCSECGKCFIDASSLAKHKRIHTGVKPFSCSECGKCFFSKAKLQQHQRIHTGEKPYSCLECGKSFRQKSCLVKHQKTHTGEKPYSCSECGRCFAFKFSLVVHLRTHTEEKPLSCPECEKCFTHKARFAEHLRSHTGEKSFSCSECGKCFTSKSYLVIHERIHTGEKPYSCSECGKCFRSKSNLIIHKRSHTGEKPYSCSKCGKCFTSKSNLITHERSHTGEKPYSCSKCGKSYSQKAALVTHERIHTGEKPYSCSECGKCFAQKSDLGKHQRVHTGDEPLYTGDKPFSCPKCAISFDYKSHLVIHKRSHREEKPYACSECDKCFSKKTALVMHKRSHTEEKPYSCSECEKCFSQKTALVMHERSHRAEKPYSCLDCGKCFSQKSAFVKHERSHRGEKPYSCLDCGKCFMHKDSLVEHLRSHTGEKSFICSECGERFMLKSHLERHQRIHTGEKLFSCIECGSSFTHKSDLVEHLRSHTGE